One Thermococcus kodakarensis KOD1 genomic window carries:
- a CDS encoding ribose-phosphate diphosphokinase encodes MFLLGSGGKHFEDELRNAGAKILEVEIKRFPDGEKYVRVMGNGDEATVVSSTFYPQDEKIVELLLLGDALREKGFEKLKLVVPYFAYSRQDRVTKDGEPISVRAVMRALGIYYEELYIFDTHNPETLRFFPGKAVNVSPARVIGEYFREKLGDGLVLAPDKGALERARAVAEVLGLEYSHFEKRRISPTEVEMHPVDVDVKGKNVLIVDDIISTGGTMVRAAELLRKLGAKKIYVSATHGVFAEGAIERVSRAVDELAVTNTIPTPVSRISIVPELLKLE; translated from the coding sequence ATGTTTCTTCTGGGCAGCGGTGGAAAGCACTTCGAGGATGAGCTCAGGAATGCAGGTGCGAAGATTCTTGAGGTTGAGATAAAGCGCTTCCCCGATGGTGAGAAGTACGTGAGGGTTATGGGCAACGGGGATGAAGCAACAGTCGTAAGCTCAACATTCTACCCGCAGGACGAGAAGATAGTCGAGCTGTTACTCCTTGGGGATGCTCTGAGAGAGAAAGGTTTTGAAAAGCTGAAGCTGGTTGTTCCGTACTTCGCCTACAGCAGGCAGGACAGGGTGACCAAGGATGGGGAGCCGATAAGCGTCAGGGCGGTCATGAGGGCGCTCGGCATCTACTACGAGGAGCTCTACATCTTTGACACCCACAACCCTGAGACTCTCAGGTTCTTCCCAGGGAAGGCAGTTAATGTTTCACCTGCCAGGGTTATTGGCGAGTACTTCCGTGAGAAGCTGGGGGACGGCCTTGTGCTCGCACCCGACAAAGGTGCGTTGGAGAGGGCCAGGGCCGTTGCGGAAGTCCTTGGTCTTGAGTACAGCCACTTTGAGAAGCGCAGGATATCCCCGACAGAGGTCGAGATGCATCCCGTTGACGTTGATGTGAAGGGCAAAAACGTCCTGATAGTGGACGACATAATCAGCACGGGCGGTACTATGGTGAGGGCCGCTGAACTGTTGAGGAAGCTCGGGGCCAAGAAAATTTACGTCTCCGCAACGCACGGTGTCTTTGCCGAGGGGGCAATAGAAAGGGTCAGCAGGGCTGTTGATGAGCTTGCCGTTACCAACACCATACCAACTCCGGTATCGAGGATAAGCATAGTGCCAGAGTTGCTAAAGCTTGAGTGA
- the radB gene encoding DNA repair and recombination protein RadB has protein sequence MLSTGTKSLDSLLGGGFAPGVLTQVYGPYASGKTTLALQTGLLSGKKVAYVDTEGGFSPERLVQMAETRGLNPEEALSRFILFTPSDFKEQRRVIGSLKKTVDSNFALVVVDSITAHYRAEENRSGLIAELSRQLQVLLWIARKHNIPVIVINQVHFDSRTEMTKPVAEQTLGYRCKDILRLDKLPKPGLRVAVLERHRFRPEGLMAYFRITERGIEDVE, from the coding sequence ATGCTCTCGACGGGCACTAAGAGCCTGGACAGTCTTCTCGGGGGCGGGTTCGCTCCCGGGGTCTTAACCCAGGTTTACGGGCCTTATGCGAGCGGTAAGACGACCCTGGCCCTGCAGACCGGCCTGCTTAGTGGGAAAAAGGTAGCATACGTCGATACCGAGGGGGGATTTTCTCCCGAAAGACTTGTCCAGATGGCTGAGACGAGAGGTCTAAACCCCGAAGAGGCCCTCTCGAGGTTCATTCTGTTTACACCTTCAGATTTCAAGGAGCAGAGGCGCGTTATAGGTTCGCTGAAAAAGACGGTGGACAGCAACTTTGCACTAGTCGTAGTTGACTCAATAACCGCTCACTATAGAGCAGAGGAAAACAGAAGCGGCCTGATAGCTGAACTGAGCAGACAGCTTCAGGTTCTCCTCTGGATAGCCCGGAAGCATAACATACCGGTAATAGTCATCAACCAGGTCCACTTCGACAGCAGAACCGAGATGACAAAGCCCGTCGCCGAGCAGACCCTTGGATACCGCTGTAAGGACATCCTCCGCCTCGATAAGCTGCCGAAGCCAGGGCTAAGGGTTGCCGTCCTCGAAAGACACCGCTTCAGACCCGAAGGGCTTATGGCATATTTCAGGATAACGGAGAGGGGAATAGAGGACGTTGAGTGA
- a CDS encoding MBL fold metallo-hydrolase, which yields MKIIWYGHSCFWIETKGVKFLIDPYPEVDDDRIGDVDYILITHEHTDHYGKVELLSRLRDATVIGPKQVYLMAVADGVTKAREIDAGETIELENGVKVTAIYVEHPSSQYPLGYIIEGDKTVFHPGDTYSTPAFQRLRGKIDVLLVPISGRSTANEREAAQIIEDIRPKVVIPMHYGVYNDEDPSKLESELRKRRIWVRFIKPELYREIEV from the coding sequence ATGAAGATCATATGGTACGGTCATTCCTGCTTCTGGATAGAGACGAAGGGAGTGAAGTTCCTCATAGACCCGTATCCAGAGGTTGACGACGACAGGATAGGTGACGTGGACTACATCCTGATAACCCACGAGCACACGGACCATTATGGGAAGGTCGAACTGCTCTCAAGGCTTAGGGATGCAACAGTCATCGGGCCGAAGCAGGTGTACCTCATGGCAGTAGCCGACGGTGTCACCAAGGCGAGGGAAATTGACGCCGGAGAGACTATAGAACTCGAGAACGGCGTTAAGGTTACTGCAATCTACGTTGAGCATCCTTCAAGCCAGTACCCTCTCGGTTATATAATCGAAGGTGACAAAACGGTTTTCCACCCTGGGGACACGTACTCAACACCCGCCTTCCAGAGGCTGAGGGGGAAGATCGACGTTCTCCTGGTTCCTATCAGCGGCCGTTCCACAGCGAACGAGAGAGAGGCAGCTCAGATAATCGAAGATATCAGACCCAAGGTTGTTATACCCATGCACTACGGAGTTTACAACGACGAAGACCCCTCAAAGCTTGAGAGCGAGCTGAGGAAGAGAAGGATATGGGTTCGCTTCATAAAGCCAGAACTGTACAGAGAGATCGAAGTTTGA
- a CDS encoding ASCH domain-containing protein, with protein sequence MMTEKKKGLIVREPYATLIVEGEKVWEIRKSRTKIRGEVLIISNGKAIGKAELVDVLGPFSPEELAEHFDKHRAEPEFLKEYSNGKPLYAWVFKNAEKFEKPKEVEMAKGVQIWANVVLKD encoded by the coding sequence ATGATGACTGAGAAGAAGAAAGGACTGATAGTTAGGGAGCCGTACGCGACCCTCATCGTCGAGGGCGAGAAGGTGTGGGAGATACGCAAGTCCAGGACGAAGATAAGGGGAGAAGTGCTCATCATAAGCAACGGGAAGGCCATAGGAAAGGCAGAGCTCGTGGACGTTCTGGGGCCTTTTTCTCCGGAGGAGCTTGCGGAGCACTTTGACAAGCACCGCGCCGAGCCCGAGTTTCTGAAGGAGTACTCCAATGGAAAGCCGCTCTACGCGTGGGTCTTTAAGAACGCCGAGAAGTTTGAGAAGCCTAAGGAAGTTGAGATGGCCAAGGGGGTTCAGATATGGGCCAACGTGGTTCTCAAAGATTAG
- a CDS encoding DUF1614 domain-containing protein — protein MGQRGSQRLALFFPALRWPVLLLLGLFLVIVFAFFSGAVLVAFRRLGLPPEVALTMFVFALVGSFINIPIAEERAYEPVIKLREVSFFGFLYPIPYFGVEERRMIISINVGGALVPLSIVLYELIRIAMLGQYGLLFNTLLAVLIAALICNAVSVPVRGVGIAMPSIVPPLVAVLLGWLLGDGNPTLVAYVSGTLGALLGADIMNWKKLKHLDAPMVSIGGAGTFDGVFLAGVIAVLLV, from the coding sequence ATGGGCCAACGTGGTTCTCAAAGATTAGCCCTCTTTTTCCCAGCCCTCCGCTGGCCAGTTCTCCTGCTCCTCGGCCTCTTTCTGGTAATTGTGTTTGCTTTCTTCTCCGGGGCTGTTCTCGTTGCTTTTCGAAGGCTGGGACTCCCGCCAGAAGTGGCCCTTACGATGTTCGTCTTTGCCCTCGTTGGGAGCTTCATAAACATCCCAATAGCAGAGGAGAGAGCCTACGAGCCCGTCATCAAGCTGAGAGAAGTCAGCTTCTTTGGGTTCCTCTACCCAATTCCGTACTTTGGGGTGGAAGAGCGGAGAATGATAATCTCGATAAACGTCGGCGGCGCGCTTGTCCCCCTGAGCATAGTCCTCTACGAGCTTATCCGAATTGCAATGTTGGGACAGTACGGACTACTCTTTAACACACTCCTCGCAGTCCTGATAGCGGCACTCATATGCAACGCTGTCTCTGTACCAGTCAGGGGCGTGGGTATAGCGATGCCCTCAATCGTCCCACCTCTCGTTGCGGTCCTCCTCGGGTGGCTGCTCGGGGACGGAAACCCAACGTTGGTTGCCTACGTCAGCGGAACCCTTGGCGCGCTTCTTGGTGCGGACATAATGAACTGGAAAAAACTGAAGCACCTTGATGCTCCCATGGTCAGCATTGGTGGGGCGGGTACCTTCGACGGTGTGTTCTTAGCGGGAGTTATTGCCGTCCTCCTGGTATGA